One window of Agromyces rhizosphaerae genomic DNA carries:
- a CDS encoding DUF488 domain-containing protein, with product MDVRLKRVYDDPEPEDGVRILVDRLWPRGMTQDRAVLDSWTKDVAPSPALRAEWHAHLDRWDEFAAQYREELATNSAAEYLRNYVRTHPHVTLLYGAKDREHNHAVVLAEYLTAA from the coding sequence ATGGACGTCAGGCTGAAGCGGGTCTACGACGATCCCGAACCCGAAGACGGGGTGCGCATCCTCGTCGACCGACTGTGGCCGCGCGGCATGACCCAGGACCGGGCCGTGCTCGACTCGTGGACGAAGGATGTCGCGCCCTCCCCCGCGCTGCGGGCGGAATGGCACGCGCACCTCGACCGCTGGGACGAGTTCGCCGCGCAGTATCGCGAGGAGCTCGCGACGAACTCGGCGGCCGAGTACCTGCGCAACTACGTGCGGACGCACCCGCACGTCACCCTGCTCTACGGTGCGAAGGATCGCGAGCACAACCACGCGGTCGTGCTGGCCGAGTACCTCACCGCCGCCTGA
- a CDS encoding CPBP family intramembrane glutamic endopeptidase, which produces MTAAPAAPPVTRTARTWALLPALVVCGAAVLLFGVQVAWAGYATLAVGLVAAWVVERATGEHALLRDLGLIALGQVIISTISLEADISYANMALMGTVLGLAVAVPYVISRFVFGDRVIRFPWRTGHRWTPVQWSYLGLVVLLGWLILPFYFITSGVYTNWPTVTQPDEIARLFVGVNAVGIWDELFFIVTCFALLRRHFPDWLANCLQAIVFVSFLWELGYQAWGPLLTIPFALLQGWTFRLTKSLTYVITVHLLFDLVVFLVIVYAHLGVPPIFLLAP; this is translated from the coding sequence GTGACCGCCGCACCCGCCGCCCCGCCCGTGACGCGCACCGCCCGCACCTGGGCGCTGCTGCCCGCCCTCGTCGTGTGCGGCGCGGCCGTGCTGCTGTTCGGCGTGCAGGTCGCCTGGGCCGGCTACGCCACGCTCGCGGTGGGCCTCGTCGCGGCGTGGGTGGTCGAGCGCGCGACCGGCGAGCACGCGCTCCTGCGCGACCTCGGGCTGATCGCACTGGGGCAGGTGATCATCTCGACGATCTCGCTCGAGGCCGACATCAGCTACGCGAACATGGCGCTCATGGGCACGGTGCTCGGGCTCGCGGTCGCCGTGCCGTACGTCATCTCTCGGTTCGTGTTCGGCGACCGCGTCATCCGCTTCCCGTGGCGCACGGGGCACCGCTGGACCCCGGTGCAGTGGTCGTACCTGGGCCTCGTGGTGCTGCTCGGTTGGCTGATCCTGCCGTTCTACTTCATCACCTCGGGCGTCTACACGAACTGGCCGACGGTCACCCAACCCGACGAGATCGCGCGCCTGTTCGTCGGCGTGAACGCGGTCGGCATCTGGGACGAGCTGTTCTTCATCGTGACCTGCTTCGCGCTGCTGCGCCGGCACTTCCCCGACTGGCTGGCGAACTGCCTGCAGGCGATCGTGTTCGTGTCGTTCCTCTGGGAGCTCGGCTACCAGGCGTGGGGGCCGCTGCTGACGATCCCGTTCGCGCTGCTGCAGGGCTGGACGTTCCGGCTCACGAAGTCGCTGACCTACGTCATCACGGTGCACCTGCTGTTCGACCTCGTGGTGTTCCTCGTGATCGTGTACGCGCACCTCGGCGTGCCGCCGATCTTCCTGCTCGCGCCGTAG
- a CDS encoding M4 family metallopeptidase: MTTPMPRAWIVPPYLLARIAVQPQFEHAAVAARRTLDRDAPFREFRCTDERPPSPPHEGLLAEAPAHPAGTPFRRISDAGGREVLPGRLVRSEGEPDTGDEAVTEAYDGLGDMFGFLFEAYGRDSIDGAGLPLDATVHYGRDYDNAFWDGERMVFGDGDGEVFRGFTNSLSVIGHELAHGVTERTANLRYQDQSGALNEHVSDVFGALLEQYVRRQEARDASWLIGEGLFTDQVEGVAIRSMIAPGTAYDDDVLGRDPQPAHFRDFIVTDDDNGGVHLNSGIPNRAFVVAALRLGGPAWERAGRVWYDTLTSDRIGRDTDFAGFAAATLDTARARYGDTSAEVLAVAEGWGEVGVLAD; encoded by the coding sequence ATGACGACACCGATGCCTCGAGCCTGGATCGTGCCTCCCTACCTCCTGGCCCGCATCGCCGTGCAGCCGCAGTTCGAGCACGCGGCCGTGGCCGCACGGCGCACGCTCGACCGCGACGCGCCGTTCCGCGAGTTCCGCTGCACCGACGAGCGACCGCCGAGCCCGCCGCACGAGGGACTGCTCGCCGAGGCGCCGGCTCACCCGGCGGGCACGCCGTTCCGCCGCATCTCCGACGCGGGCGGCCGGGAGGTGCTGCCCGGGCGGCTCGTGCGCAGCGAGGGCGAGCCCGACACGGGCGACGAGGCGGTGACCGAGGCCTACGACGGCCTGGGCGACATGTTCGGGTTCCTGTTCGAGGCGTACGGTCGCGACTCGATCGACGGGGCGGGCCTGCCGCTCGACGCCACGGTGCACTACGGGCGCGACTACGACAACGCGTTCTGGGACGGCGAGCGCATGGTCTTCGGCGACGGCGACGGGGAGGTGTTCCGGGGGTTCACCAACTCGCTCTCGGTCATCGGCCACGAGCTCGCCCACGGCGTGACCGAGCGCACCGCGAACCTGCGCTACCAGGACCAGTCGGGCGCGCTGAACGAGCACGTCTCCGACGTCTTCGGTGCGCTGCTCGAGCAGTACGTGCGCCGCCAGGAGGCGCGCGACGCGAGCTGGCTGATCGGCGAGGGCCTGTTCACCGACCAGGTCGAGGGCGTCGCGATCCGCTCGATGATCGCGCCCGGCACCGCGTACGACGACGACGTACTGGGCCGCGACCCGCAGCCCGCCCACTTCCGGGACTTCATCGTGACCGACGACGACAACGGCGGGGTGCACCTCAACTCGGGCATCCCGAACCGCGCGTTCGTGGTCGCCGCGCTGCGGCTGGGCGGCCCGGCGTGGGAGCGCGCCGGGCGGGTCTGGTACGACACGCTCACGAGCGACCGGATCGGCCGGGACACCGACTTCGCCGGGTTCGCGGCGGCCACGCTCGACACGGCGCGCGCCCGGTACGGCGACACCTCGGCCGAGGTGCTCGCCGTCGCCGAGGGCTGGGGCGAGGTCGGCGTGCTCGCCGACTGA
- a CDS encoding anti-sigma factor, with product MMLHCDDDELAVIALGDREPTLEERDHLDGCLRCTGELDALRAASDLAREAAGAPLETPPASVWAGIHAELGLAEELRATPADASEADAAPAAPATVAPPADVPPAPVDLAERRRARGARFWAPLLAAAAVLGLVAGIGGGIWWNSREPDPTVLAEADLEGFPDWPGASGVAVVEELPDGTREVVVDLAGVEDPDDLLEVWLIRGDASGLVSIGLLDGATGRFTVPAGIDLGEYPLVDVSAEPDDGDPAHSGDSIVRGDLRGA from the coding sequence ATGATGCTGCACTGTGACGACGACGAACTCGCCGTGATCGCCCTGGGCGACCGCGAGCCGACGCTCGAGGAGCGCGACCACCTCGACGGGTGCCTGCGCTGCACCGGGGAACTCGATGCGCTCCGCGCGGCATCCGACCTCGCACGAGAGGCCGCGGGCGCTCCGCTCGAGACTCCGCCCGCATCGGTCTGGGCCGGCATCCACGCCGAGCTCGGCCTCGCCGAGGAGCTCAGGGCGACACCGGCGGATGCCTCCGAGGCCGACGCCGCACCCGCTGCGCCTGCCACGGTCGCGCCGCCCGCCGACGTGCCGCCCGCGCCGGTCGATCTCGCCGAGCGCCGCCGCGCCCGCGGTGCGCGCTTCTGGGCCCCGCTGCTGGCCGCGGCCGCGGTGCTGGGGCTCGTGGCGGGCATCGGCGGTGGCATCTGGTGGAACTCGCGCGAGCCCGATCCGACCGTGCTCGCCGAGGCCGACCTCGAGGGCTTCCCGGACTGGCCCGGCGCGAGCGGCGTCGCGGTGGTCGAGGAACTGCCCGACGGCACGCGCGAGGTCGTGGTCGACCTGGCCGGCGTCGAGGACCCGGACGACCTGCTCGAGGTGTGGCTCATCCGCGGCGACGCCTCGGGCCTGGTGAGCATCGGCCTGCTCGATGGCGCCACCGGGCGCTTCACGGTGCCCGCCGGCATCGACCTGGGGGAGTACCCGCTGGTCGACGTGTCGGCCGAGCCCGACGACGGCGACCCGGCGCACTCGGGCGACTCGATCGTGCGCGGCGACCTCCGCGGCGCGTAG
- a CDS encoding RNA polymerase sigma factor produces MDTIAATAPGAPEPLVVEDTTTARRQRRHVEDPANDDRRLAEAFRNGEEWAVAAAYGRWSRLVFTIAVRSLGNSQDAEDVTQQVFVKAWRSRERFDPERSLSAWLTGITRYAVADMHEARSRERRLAEAAAGELAVTQTVDPRMEERVLVADELSHLPPEPRRIMHLAYYEGLTHGQIAERTGMPLGTVKSHVRRSLTRMRARLEVDDAAL; encoded by the coding sequence GTGGACACGATCGCGGCGACGGCGCCCGGTGCGCCGGAACCGCTCGTGGTCGAGGACACGACGACCGCGAGGAGGCAGCGGAGGCACGTGGAGGATCCCGCGAACGACGACCGACGGCTCGCCGAGGCGTTCCGGAACGGCGAGGAATGGGCCGTGGCGGCCGCGTACGGAAGGTGGTCGAGACTCGTGTTCACGATCGCCGTGCGCTCGCTCGGCAACAGCCAGGACGCCGAGGACGTGACCCAGCAGGTCTTCGTGAAGGCGTGGCGCTCGCGCGAGCGGTTCGACCCCGAGCGGTCGCTGTCGGCGTGGCTCACGGGCATCACCCGCTACGCAGTCGCCGACATGCACGAGGCGAGGTCGCGCGAGCGGCGCCTTGCCGAGGCGGCCGCGGGCGAGCTCGCGGTCACCCAGACGGTCGATCCCCGCATGGAGGAGCGCGTGCTCGTCGCCGACGAGCTCTCGCACCTGCCGCCCGAACCGCGCCGGATCATGCATCTGGCCTACTACGAGGGGCTCACGCACGGGCAGATCGCCGAACGCACCGGCATGCCGCTCGGCACCGTGAAGAGCCACGTCAGACGAAGTCTCACCCGCATGCGAGCCCGATTGGAGGTGGATGATGCTGCACTGTGA
- a CDS encoding class F sortase codes for MNRTRAASVAAACCAGAALAALLAAGAVAWGAVGSTDAAEPAPIPVIDASVPVPSVASVEPSDAATASVPSVPVRSAALEDQPADPTEAPVRLRAPGIGVDVEVVRVGVVDGDVMELPENPNVAGWYRYGPGIGDEAGTVVVAAHVDSLDYGLGPFAAFADAPAGTEVVLTSAEGTTERFTITARDAARKGSVDWDAVFDRSGPRRLAIITCGGEFDWERRTYLDSVVVLTEPVG; via the coding sequence ATGAACCGGACGAGGGCGGCCTCCGTCGCAGCGGCGTGCTGCGCGGGGGCCGCTCTCGCGGCGCTGCTGGCCGCGGGCGCCGTGGCGTGGGGAGCGGTGGGTTCGACGGATGCCGCGGAGCCGGCGCCGATCCCGGTGATCGACGCATCCGTGCCGGTGCCCTCCGTGGCATCCGTCGAGCCCTCCGATGCCGCGACCGCGAGCGTGCCATCCGTGCCCGTCCGCAGCGCCGCGCTCGAGGACCAGCCCGCCGATCCGACCGAGGCGCCCGTGCGGCTGCGCGCCCCGGGCATCGGGGTCGACGTGGAGGTCGTGCGCGTCGGCGTGGTCGACGGCGACGTCATGGAGCTGCCCGAGAACCCGAACGTGGCGGGCTGGTACCGCTACGGTCCGGGCATCGGCGATGAGGCGGGCACCGTGGTCGTCGCCGCGCACGTCGACTCGCTCGACTACGGCCTGGGACCGTTCGCCGCGTTCGCGGATGCGCCTGCCGGCACCGAGGTCGTGCTGACCTCGGCCGAGGGCACGACGGAACGCTTCACGATCACCGCGCGCGACGCGGCCCGGAAGGGCTCGGTCGACTGGGACGCGGTGTTCGACCGGTCCGGCCCGCGCCGGCTGGCGATCATCACCTGCGGCGGCGAGTTCGACTGGGAGCGCCGCACGTATCTCGACTCGGTCGTGGTGCTCACGGAGCCCGTCGGGTGA
- a CDS encoding DUF4397 domain-containing protein produces the protein MRTRTAAGAAAGIVAGAALALGAVAPASAEEGDSAMLSVLHGVPGLTVDVYVNDDLTLEDFEPGDLAGPLELPAGTYTVQINAADSEDAAIGPVDLPLEAGMNYTAAAHLDADGSPTASLFTNDTSSSAAGEGRLTVRHIAAAPAVDVLAGGDAVITDLANPDEASLDLPAGTISASVAAAGTTDPVLGPADVTVAEGELTIAYAWGSLEDENLALAVQTVGGLHSSPGDVPAGEAGLAATNAPVDAAVWWLGASAAVLLLGAAVAIGVADRRSPVRSRR, from the coding sequence ATGCGCACCAGAACCGCCGCCGGCGCAGCAGCCGGCATCGTCGCGGGCGCGGCACTCGCGCTCGGCGCCGTCGCACCCGCATCCGCGGAGGAGGGCGACAGCGCGATGCTGAGCGTGCTCCACGGCGTGCCCGGCCTGACGGTCGATGTGTACGTCAACGACGACCTCACGCTCGAGGACTTCGAGCCCGGCGACCTGGCCGGACCGCTCGAACTGCCCGCCGGCACCTACACGGTGCAGATCAACGCGGCCGACTCCGAGGACGCCGCGATCGGCCCGGTCGACCTCCCGCTCGAGGCCGGCATGAACTACACCGCGGCCGCGCACCTCGACGCCGACGGTTCGCCGACCGCGTCGCTGTTCACGAACGACACGTCGTCGTCGGCTGCGGGCGAGGGCCGGCTGACCGTGCGCCACATCGCCGCGGCTCCCGCGGTCGACGTGCTCGCGGGCGGCGACGCCGTGATCACCGACCTCGCCAACCCCGACGAGGCATCGCTCGACCTGCCGGCGGGCACGATCTCCGCATCGGTCGCCGCCGCGGGCACGACCGACCCGGTGCTCGGGCCGGCCGACGTGACCGTCGCCGAGGGCGAGCTCACGATCGCCTACGCCTGGGGCAGCCTCGAGGACGAGAACCTCGCCCTCGCCGTCCAGACCGTCGGCGGACTCCACTCCTCCCCGGGCGACGTGCCCGCGGGTGAGGCGGGTCTCGCCGCGACGAACGCGCCCGTCGATGCAGCGGTGTGGTGGCTCGGTGCCTCCGCCGCCGTGCTGCTGCTGGGTGCGGCCGTGGCGATCGGCGTGGCCGACCGTCGCAGCCCGGTCCGGAGCCGGCGCTGA
- a CDS encoding protealysin inhibitor emfourin, whose translation MDVTVSRSGGFAGLSLRWRVHVEDQPDAEQWYLLIASIPWDDVPEAEPRPDRFTYRIECRPHEAELADRQLDGPWRELVDRVQERGERERA comes from the coding sequence ATGGACGTCACCGTGTCGCGCAGCGGCGGGTTCGCGGGGCTGTCCCTGCGCTGGCGAGTGCACGTCGAGGACCAGCCCGACGCGGAGCAGTGGTACCTGCTCATCGCGTCCATCCCATGGGACGACGTGCCCGAGGCCGAGCCGCGGCCCGACCGGTTCACCTACCGCATCGAGTGCCGCCCGCACGAGGCGGAGCTGGCCGACCGGCAGCTCGACGGCCCGTGGCGCGAGCTGGTCGATCGCGTGCAGGAGCGCGGCGAGCGCGAGCGGGCCTGA
- a CDS encoding FKBP-type peptidyl-prolyl cis-trans isomerase: MTDTNSKPEVDAPEGPAPVELVIEDIVVGDGPEATPGSTVDVHYLGVEYDSGAEFDSSWSRGQSINFPLAALITGWQEGIPGMKVGGRRKLTVPPHQAYGPAGGGHQLSGKTLIFVIDLLGVS, translated from the coding sequence ATGACAGACACCAACAGCAAGCCCGAGGTCGACGCACCGGAGGGCCCCGCGCCCGTCGAGCTCGTGATCGAGGACATCGTCGTCGGCGACGGCCCCGAGGCGACGCCCGGGTCGACCGTCGACGTGCACTACCTCGGCGTCGAGTACGACTCCGGTGCGGAGTTCGACTCCTCGTGGAGCCGTGGCCAGTCCATCAACTTCCCGCTCGCCGCCCTCATCACCGGCTGGCAGGAGGGCATCCCCGGCATGAAGGTCGGCGGTCGCCGCAAGCTGACCGTCCCGCCTCACCAGGCCTACGGCCCCGCGGGCGGCGGACACCAGCTCTCGGGCAAGACGCTCATCTTCGTGATCGACCTGCTCGGCGTGAGCTGA
- a CDS encoding DUF779 domain-containing protein: MSLESLTRTIVGSITVAGDASPRVELTPKAAELIDRLWSAHGPLMFHQSGGCCDGSAPMCYPAGDFVTGEADMLLGDLVLDEDRSVPFWMSAEQFALWRHTYLSVDVVPGRGSGFSLEAPEGVRFLIRSRLMEA; encoded by the coding sequence ATGTCGCTCGAATCGCTCACGCGCACGATCGTCGGGTCGATCACGGTCGCCGGTGACGCGTCGCCGCGGGTGGAACTCACCCCGAAGGCGGCGGAGCTCATCGACCGGCTGTGGTCGGCCCACGGTCCGCTCATGTTCCACCAGTCGGGCGGATGCTGCGACGGCAGCGCGCCCATGTGCTACCCGGCCGGGGACTTCGTCACGGGGGAGGCCGACATGCTGCTCGGCGACCTCGTGCTCGACGAGGACCGCTCCGTGCCGTTCTGGATGTCGGCGGAGCAGTTCGCGCTCTGGCGGCACACGTACCTGTCGGTCGACGTCGTCCCGGGTCGGGGGAGCGGGTTCTCGCTCGAGGCCCCGGAGGGCGTCCGCTTCCTCATCCGATCGCGGTTGATGGAGGCCTGA
- the exaC gene encoding acetaldehyde dehydrogenase ExaC, whose translation MTVYAAPGTQGALIDFAPRYEHFIGGEWVKPVKGGYFENISPVNGKPFTEVARGTAEDIELALDAAHKAAPAWGRTSAAERAAVLNRIADIIDANLELLAVAETWDNGKSIREPLNADLPLASDHFRYYAALIRAQEGSFTQLDNDTVAYHFHEPLGVVGQIIPWNFPLLMAVWKLAPALAAGNCIVLKPAEQTPSSILVLMSLIADVLPAGVVNVVNGFGVEAGKPLASSSRIRKIAFTGETTTGRLILQYAANNIIPTTVELGGKSPNIVFESVADRDDDFYSKALEGFSLFAFNQGEVCTCPSRSLIQKSIYDSFLNDAIERTKQAKQGNPLDTETQVGAQASNDQLEKILSYIDIGQQEGAKLLLGGERVDLGGDLSDGYYVAPTIFEGQNRMRLFQEEIFGPVVAVTSFTDYEDAISIANDTLYGLGAGVWSRNGNEAYRAGRDIQAGRVWVNNYHAYPAGAAFGGYKSSGIGRENNVQALDHYQQTKNLLVSYNESPLGFF comes from the coding sequence ATGACGGTCTACGCAGCGCCCGGCACCCAGGGCGCACTCATCGATTTCGCACCCCGGTACGAGCACTTCATCGGCGGGGAATGGGTCAAGCCGGTCAAGGGCGGCTACTTCGAGAACATCTCGCCGGTGAACGGCAAGCCGTTCACCGAGGTCGCGCGCGGCACGGCCGAGGACATCGAGCTCGCGCTCGACGCGGCGCACAAGGCGGCCCCCGCGTGGGGTCGCACGAGCGCGGCCGAGCGCGCCGCGGTGCTGAACCGCATCGCCGACATCATCGACGCCAACCTCGAGCTGCTCGCCGTCGCGGAGACGTGGGACAACGGCAAGTCCATCCGCGAGCCGCTGAACGCCGACCTGCCGCTCGCGAGCGACCACTTCCGCTACTACGCGGCGCTCATCCGCGCGCAGGAGGGCAGCTTCACGCAGCTCGACAACGACACGGTCGCGTACCACTTCCACGAGCCGCTCGGCGTGGTCGGCCAGATCATCCCGTGGAACTTCCCGCTGCTGATGGCGGTCTGGAAGCTCGCACCGGCGCTCGCCGCGGGCAACTGCATCGTGCTGAAGCCCGCCGAGCAGACGCCGTCGTCGATCCTCGTGCTGATGAGCCTCATCGCCGACGTGCTGCCCGCGGGCGTGGTGAACGTGGTCAACGGGTTCGGGGTGGAGGCCGGCAAGCCGCTCGCGTCGTCCAGCCGCATCCGCAAGATCGCCTTCACCGGCGAGACGACCACGGGCCGGCTCATCCTGCAGTACGCGGCGAACAACATCATCCCGACCACGGTCGAGCTGGGCGGCAAGAGCCCCAACATCGTGTTCGAGTCGGTCGCCGACCGCGACGACGACTTCTACTCGAAGGCGCTCGAGGGCTTCAGCCTGTTCGCGTTCAACCAGGGCGAGGTGTGCACCTGCCCGAGCCGTTCGCTCATCCAGAAGTCGATCTACGACTCGTTCCTGAACGACGCGATCGAGCGCACGAAGCAGGCCAAGCAGGGCAACCCGCTCGACACCGAGACCCAGGTCGGCGCGCAGGCGTCGAACGACCAGCTCGAGAAGATCCTGAGCTACATCGACATCGGCCAGCAGGAGGGCGCGAAGCTGCTGCTCGGCGGCGAGCGGGTCGACCTCGGCGGCGACCTGAGCGACGGCTACTACGTCGCGCCGACGATCTTCGAGGGGCAGAACCGCATGCGGCTGTTCCAGGAGGAGATCTTCGGGCCGGTGGTCGCGGTCACGAGCTTCACCGACTACGAGGACGCCATCTCGATCGCGAACGACACCCTCTACGGGCTCGGCGCGGGCGTCTGGTCGCGCAACGGCAACGAGGCGTACCGGGCCGGCCGCGACATCCAGGCCGGCCGGGTGTGGGTGAACAACTACCACGCCTACCCGGCGGGAGCGGCGTTCGGCGGCTACAAGTCGTCGGGCATCGGCCGCGAGAACAACGTCCAGGCGCTCGACCACTACCAGCAGACCAAGAACCTGCTGGTGAGCTACAACGAGAGCCCGCTGGGGTTCTTCTAG
- a CDS encoding GAF domain-containing protein encodes MHAADDAMREETPIAWRDALLAARERVAAGDEPGPGLSLRPLVHEAWRRALSHAVDPERSLPGITASDAEFREYRAQHELTGALPVIRRLLADDADENGLLVAVGDARGRLLWVEGDRALRRRAEDMRFVEGADWSEERIGTSAPGTSLALDRAVQIRGAEHFHSIVHPWSCTAAPVHDPVSGAILGVIDITGDDQAVAPHTLALVSATVAAVESELRIQRLQTDVQATIRRSRMRRALPDRSLHVLGGDPPRIGGLRLSLRHAEILLLLAWHPEGLSAERLAGLLYETDASSVTLRAELVRLRRVLEGAGLPVPASRPYRLAEPLETDARAVLDLLDRGSHLQALERCTGAVLPESTAPGIVRIRTEVASRLREAMLADAAVEHLARYADTEAARDDLEVQRACLQLLPSRSPKRARVVARIEAIESELG; translated from the coding sequence ATGCACGCAGCCGACGACGCGATGCGCGAGGAGACTCCCATCGCGTGGCGCGACGCGCTGCTCGCCGCGCGCGAGCGCGTCGCCGCGGGTGACGAGCCGGGGCCCGGGCTCAGCCTCCGCCCGCTCGTGCACGAGGCGTGGCGGCGCGCCCTGTCGCACGCCGTCGACCCCGAGCGCTCGCTGCCGGGCATCACGGCGTCCGACGCCGAGTTCCGCGAGTACCGCGCGCAGCACGAGCTGACGGGCGCGCTGCCGGTCATCCGTCGCCTGCTCGCCGACGACGCCGACGAGAACGGCCTGCTGGTCGCGGTCGGCGACGCGCGCGGCCGGCTGCTCTGGGTCGAGGGCGACCGGGCGCTCCGCCGTCGCGCCGAGGACATGCGCTTCGTGGAGGGCGCCGACTGGTCGGAGGAGCGCATCGGCACCAGCGCGCCCGGTACCTCGCTCGCGCTCGACCGTGCCGTGCAGATCCGCGGCGCCGAGCACTTCCACTCCATCGTGCACCCGTGGAGCTGCACGGCGGCCCCGGTGCACGACCCCGTCTCGGGCGCGATCCTCGGCGTCATCGACATCACCGGCGACGACCAGGCGGTCGCCCCGCACACGCTCGCCCTCGTCTCGGCGACGGTCGCCGCGGTCGAGTCGGAGCTGCGCATCCAGCGGCTCCAGACCGACGTGCAGGCCACGATCCGCCGCTCGCGCATGCGTCGCGCCCTGCCCGACCGGTCGCTGCACGTGCTCGGCGGCGACCCGCCCCGCATCGGCGGGCTGCGCCTCAGCCTCCGGCACGCAGAGATCCTGCTGCTGCTCGCCTGGCACCCCGAAGGCCTGTCGGCCGAGCGCCTCGCGGGCCTGCTCTACGAGACGGACGCCTCGTCGGTGACGCTCCGCGCCGAGCTCGTGCGCCTGCGCCGCGTGCTCGAGGGCGCCGGGCTCCCGGTGCCGGCCTCCCGCCCGTACCGCCTCGCCGAGCCGCTCGAGACCGACGCGCGCGCCGTGCTCGACCTGCTCGACCGCGGCTCGCACCTGCAGGCGCTCGAGCGCTGCACGGGCGCCGTGCTGCCCGAGTCCACGGCGCCGGGCATCGTGCGCATCCGCACCGAGGTCGCCTCGCGCCTGCGCGAGGCGATGCTCGCCGACGCCGCCGTGGAGCACCTCGCCCGCTACGCCGACACCGAGGCCGCGCGCGACGACCTCGAGGTGCAGCGCGCATGCCTGCAGCTGCTGCCGTCGCGCTCGCCGAAGCGCGCCCGCGTCGTCGCCCGCATCGAGGCCATCGAGTCCGAGCTCGGCTGA
- a CDS encoding PrsW family intramembrane metalloprotease, with amino-acid sequence MTGPSPAGPAGPQPHLRVPEPRTSRSRGVGLAAVGIVLASLVGLGVAAYLVSALGTGAAAAGAVLALVPLAAVLWAVRWIDRWEPEPRGALWFAFLWGATVSVALALIVDLALGVLGGIDDDVAGAVVQAPIVEELAKAAGLLLLAAAARAHLDGPVDGLVYAATIAAGFAFTENVLYFGVALLEDGPDGLGAVFFVRGVMSPFAHVMFTACTGIGIGLAVARGRSALFGALVGLVPAIGLHALWNGALFVVDDFFGYYLLVQVPLFVFAIVVTVWLRQLERRVLRRRLAEYAAVGWFSAGELEMFTTPEGRRRARVNAAARGAAARRTMDALIRDTTHLAFTRERIATGRAGIGRDGAAHAAADERELLASIVARRAALLA; translated from the coding sequence GTGACCGGGCCGTCGCCGGCCGGCCCCGCCGGCCCCCAGCCGCACCTGCGCGTTCCCGAGCCGCGCACCTCGCGCTCGCGCGGCGTCGGCCTGGCCGCCGTCGGCATCGTGCTCGCCTCCCTCGTGGGGCTGGGCGTGGCCGCCTACCTCGTCTCGGCGCTCGGCACGGGGGCCGCCGCTGCGGGCGCCGTGCTCGCGCTCGTGCCGCTCGCGGCCGTGCTCTGGGCCGTGCGCTGGATCGACCGCTGGGAGCCCGAGCCGCGCGGTGCGCTGTGGTTCGCGTTCCTCTGGGGCGCGACCGTCTCGGTCGCCCTCGCGCTCATCGTCGACCTGGCGCTCGGCGTGCTCGGCGGCATCGACGACGACGTCGCCGGCGCGGTCGTGCAGGCGCCGATCGTCGAGGAGCTCGCGAAGGCGGCGGGCCTGCTCCTCCTCGCCGCGGCCGCTCGCGCCCACCTCGACGGCCCGGTCGACGGACTGGTCTACGCCGCGACGATCGCGGCGGGCTTCGCCTTCACCGAGAACGTGCTCTACTTCGGCGTCGCGCTGCTCGAGGACGGCCCCGACGGGCTCGGCGCGGTGTTCTTCGTGCGGGGCGTCATGTCGCCGTTCGCGCACGTCATGTTCACCGCGTGCACGGGCATCGGCATCGGGCTCGCCGTCGCGCGCGGCCGCAGCGCCCTGTTCGGCGCCCTCGTCGGCCTGGTGCCCGCGATCGGCCTGCACGCCCTCTGGAACGGCGCGCTCTTCGTGGTCGACGACTTCTTCGGGTACTACCTGCTCGTGCAGGTGCCGCTGTTCGTGTTCGCGATCGTCGTCACGGTCTGGCTGCGGCAGCTCGAGCGGCGCGTCCTCCGGCGGCGCCTGGCGGAGTACGCGGCGGTCGGCTGGTTCAGCGCGGGCGAGCTCGAGATGTTCACGACCCCCGAGGGCCGCAGGCGTGCGCGGGTGAACGCGGCGGCACGCGGAGCCGCCGCGCGGCGCACCATGGACGCCCTCATCCGCGACACCACGCACCTCGCGTTCACCCGCGAGCGCATCGCGACCGGGCGCGCCGGCATCGGCCGCGACGGAGCGGCGCACGCGGCCGCCGATGAGCGCGAGCTGCTCGCCTCGATCGTCGCCCGGCGCGCGGCGCTCCTCGCCTGA